From a region of the Pontibacillus yanchengensis genome:
- a CDS encoding ABC transporter ATP-binding protein — MDNVLEIKNLHIDVKKDDSTYNVVKDVNVSIGKQQIYGIVGESGSGKSLTALSIMGLLANPPLHVSKGSITFEGNRELLDMSFKEMKKIRGKEISMIFQEPMTALDPLFTIQDQLMEALKFHTKLSKSEMKQACMDIVERVGIPRPKEVLKDYPHQLSGGMRQRIMIAIAMLCNPKLLLADEPTTALDVTIQAQILDLMKELREDFETSILMITHDLGVIAETCQRVAVMYAGEVVEESDVVSLFHSPKHPYTKGLLKSMVSGNRHDDLYSIPGKVPSVDQMPSGCRFATRCPHVMDICHTQTPPVQEVETDHTCQCWLYQEELVKNG; from the coding sequence ATGGATAATGTACTCGAGATAAAAAATCTCCATATAGATGTAAAAAAAGATGATTCCACCTATAATGTCGTGAAAGATGTAAATGTTTCGATTGGGAAGCAACAGATTTATGGCATTGTGGGGGAGTCAGGTAGTGGGAAAAGTTTAACGGCCTTATCCATTATGGGCTTACTTGCAAATCCACCTCTTCATGTCTCGAAAGGAAGTATTACATTTGAGGGCAATCGAGAGTTGTTGGATATGTCTTTTAAAGAGATGAAGAAAATCCGTGGAAAAGAAATTTCTATGATATTCCAAGAACCTATGACGGCATTGGACCCTTTGTTTACGATTCAAGACCAGTTAATGGAAGCGTTGAAATTCCATACAAAACTCTCGAAATCAGAAATGAAACAGGCATGTATGGATATTGTAGAACGAGTCGGCATTCCAAGGCCAAAAGAGGTTTTAAAAGATTATCCTCACCAACTCTCTGGAGGTATGCGTCAAAGGATTATGATTGCGATAGCTATGCTTTGTAATCCCAAATTGCTTCTAGCAGACGAACCAACCACTGCCCTGGATGTGACCATTCAAGCACAGATACTAGATTTGATGAAGGAGCTTCGAGAAGATTTTGAGACCTCTATTTTAATGATTACACACGACCTTGGTGTTATCGCGGAAACATGCCAGCGAGTAGCAGTCATGTATGCGGGAGAAGTTGTGGAAGAATCTGATGTGGTAAGCCTATTTCATTCCCCTAAACACCCTTATACAAAAGGGCTGCTGAAATCAATGGTGAGCGGTAATCGTCACGATGATTTGTATTCTATACCAGGTAAAGTCCCATCTGTAGACCAAATGCCTTCAGGTTGTAGGTTCGCTACTAGATGCCCACATGTTATGGATATATGTCATACCCAAACCCCACCTGTACAAGAGGTGGAAACAGATCACACGTGCCAATGCTGGTTGTATCAAGAGGAGCTGGTGAAAAATGGCTGA
- a CDS encoding ABC transporter ATP-binding protein: MAEPLLKIEELETFFPIKSGIFKRTVAHVKAVNNISFDVKEKETFSLVGESGCGKSTLGRSILRILEPTGGKVLFDNENILNYSSSELRKLRRDVQLVFQDPYSSLNPRMSVRELVSEPLFTHFSISKEEANQQVDEMLEKVGLPLEQAERYPHQFSGGQRQRISIARAFILKPKFVVADEPVSALDVSIQAQILKLLMQLQEEFNMTYLFISHDLNVVKHISDRVGVMYLGKMMEMTDTDSIYDQPLHPYTQALLSAVPKSDPLEEKERVILKGDVPSPANPPSGCPFHQRCPKAMDECTTIEPEFKEVKENHFVACHLY, from the coding sequence ATGGCTGAACCTTTATTGAAAATTGAAGAACTAGAAACATTTTTTCCTATCAAATCAGGTATCTTTAAACGGACTGTGGCTCATGTGAAAGCCGTGAACAATATAAGCTTTGATGTTAAAGAAAAGGAAACGTTTTCTCTTGTTGGTGAAAGTGGGTGCGGGAAGTCTACGCTTGGGAGGAGCATATTACGGATTTTAGAACCTACTGGGGGAAAGGTTCTTTTTGATAATGAGAATATATTAAATTATTCTTCTAGTGAACTACGTAAGCTAAGAAGAGATGTCCAGTTGGTTTTCCAGGATCCGTATAGCTCATTAAACCCAAGAATGTCCGTACGTGAGCTAGTGTCTGAACCACTATTTACACATTTCTCGATTAGTAAAGAAGAAGCCAATCAACAAGTCGATGAAATGCTTGAAAAAGTTGGCCTCCCTCTCGAACAAGCTGAACGGTATCCCCATCAATTTAGTGGTGGTCAAAGACAGCGAATCAGTATCGCAAGAGCCTTCATTTTAAAGCCGAAGTTTGTCGTAGCAGATGAGCCAGTCTCAGCACTTGATGTATCTATACAAGCGCAAATTTTAAAATTACTTATGCAGCTTCAAGAAGAATTCAATATGACGTATCTATTTATTTCACATGATTTAAATGTCGTAAAGCATATTAGCGATCGTGTTGGTGTCATGTACTTAGGAAAAATGATGGAAATGACCGATACGGATTCCATATATGATCAGCCACTCCATCCATATACACAAGCATTGCTATCAGCTGTCCCGAAATCAGATCCTTTAGAAGAAAAAGAGCGTGTCATTCTAAAAGGAGACGTACCTAGTCCAGCCAACCCACCAAGCGGTTGCCCATTCCATCAACGTTGTCCAAAGGCGATGGATGAATGTACAACGATAGAACCGGAATTTAAAGAAGTGAAGGAAAATCATTTTGTAGCCTGTCATTTATACTAA
- a CDS encoding MurR/RpiR family transcriptional regulator, with protein sequence MTSQLQLIQEHLETLKPSEKKVAAYILQQPEEVMNSSVHKVAEQTEVSVATIVRLAKKLNCKGFQDLKLKIAYDMAKGNHEKEYYEDIPKEDSIQGLMHSVSQSNIQSIQNSMQVLSEEELEKAIDLISNARIVAIYGIGASGVIARDFKQKLTRINKWCEAAEDRDTQVTISANLTEADVAIGVSYSGQTLDIIESLNVAKENGANIISLTKYGENDVTALADVKLQTTSLEGDIRSGATSSRIATLNVIDMLYLGVTRFNKEDNIEALERTRKAVEVLKKNV encoded by the coding sequence ATGACTAGTCAACTACAACTGATCCAAGAACATCTTGAAACGTTAAAGCCTTCTGAGAAAAAAGTGGCAGCGTATATTTTACAGCAGCCGGAAGAGGTGATGAATTCATCCGTTCATAAGGTAGCCGAGCAGACAGAAGTGAGTGTGGCGACGATCGTTCGTCTGGCCAAGAAGCTGAATTGCAAGGGATTTCAGGATTTGAAATTAAAAATCGCCTATGACATGGCGAAAGGAAATCATGAGAAAGAGTACTATGAGGATATTCCGAAAGAGGATTCAATTCAAGGTCTGATGCACTCTGTATCGCAAAGTAATATCCAATCCATCCAAAATTCGATGCAGGTGTTATCGGAGGAAGAGTTGGAGAAGGCGATTGATCTCATCTCGAATGCCCGTATTGTTGCGATTTATGGCATTGGGGCGTCAGGGGTGATTGCACGAGATTTCAAGCAGAAGCTGACCCGTATCAATAAATGGTGCGAGGCTGCGGAGGATCGCGATACGCAGGTGACGATTTCCGCAAATTTAACGGAAGCGGATGTAGCGATTGGCGTCTCCTACTCAGGGCAAACGCTCGACATCATTGAATCGCTCAATGTTGCAAAGGAAAATGGTGCGAATATCATTTCCCTCACCAAATATGGGGAGAACGATGTGACTGCGCTGGCTGATGTGAAGTTGCAGACGACATCGCTTGAAGGAGATATTCGAAGCGGGGCGACGAGTTCGCGAATCGCGACGCTTAACGTAATCGATATGTTGTATCTTGGGGTGACTCGATTCAATAAGGAAGACAATATCGAAGCGCTTGAACGGACGAGAAAAGCAGTGGAGGTTTTGAAAAAGAATGTATGA
- a CDS encoding serine hydrolase domain-containing protein, whose product MYDAYLTKLVEDGELPGGVLHIQHKGVSIFEKAYGSYLNRYEEEQPIQQDTLFDVASLTKIMVTLPAILKLVDQSQIKLDDPIQVYIPAFKHKNVTIYHALTHTTGLPADLGRIKRNQPQDILQLIVEKDLIEEPGTKTEYSDLGMIMLGHLVERVSGMKLEDFATENLLKPWGLTQTMFHPKNQTNIASTEKVNGTYVQGEVHDEKAYHLGGAGGSAGVFSTAKDVARFGHLWLYPHKQDVLSPALMKKAATHFFNNRGLGFEVWSGEGNELSCGRRWSEGSFGHTGFTGTSLWVDQQEELVVALLTNVVHYGRNHNMRQIRPELHSLIHESLI is encoded by the coding sequence ATGTATGATGCTTACCTAACCAAGTTGGTGGAGGACGGGGAGCTTCCTGGAGGCGTTCTGCATATTCAGCACAAGGGAGTTTCCATTTTTGAAAAAGCATATGGTAGCTATCTGAATCGATACGAGGAGGAGCAGCCCATTCAACAGGATACCCTTTTTGACGTAGCTTCGTTAACAAAAATTATGGTGACGCTCCCAGCCATTTTAAAGCTTGTTGATCAAAGTCAGATAAAGCTGGACGATCCAATCCAAGTCTACATACCAGCATTCAAGCATAAAAACGTTACCATCTACCATGCCTTAACGCATACAACTGGATTACCAGCTGACTTAGGACGCATTAAACGAAATCAACCGCAAGATATCCTTCAGTTGATTGTAGAGAAGGATCTAATAGAGGAACCAGGTACCAAAACGGAATACAGTGACCTTGGCATGATTATGCTGGGGCACCTTGTTGAAAGGGTTAGTGGAATGAAGCTTGAAGATTTTGCAACGGAAAATCTCCTCAAACCATGGGGGTTAACGCAGACAATGTTTCATCCTAAGAACCAAACGAACATAGCATCCACTGAAAAAGTAAATGGCACCTACGTTCAAGGCGAGGTGCATGACGAAAAAGCCTACCATCTAGGTGGTGCTGGAGGTAGTGCGGGGGTATTTTCCACGGCAAAAGACGTAGCGAGATTCGGTCATTTGTGGCTGTATCCGCATAAGCAGGACGTCTTGTCGCCTGCACTGATGAAAAAAGCAGCTACTCATTTTTTCAATAATAGAGGCCTCGGATTTGAGGTTTGGAGTGGTGAAGGAAACGAGCTTTCGTGCGGAAGGAGGTGGTCAGAAGGTAGCTTTGGCCATACCGGGTTTACGGGCACAAGCTTATGGGTCGATCAACAGGAGGAGTTAGTGGTCGCATTGTTAACCAACGTCGTTCATTACGGGCGAAACCATAACATGAGACAAATTAGACCAGAACTTCATTCGTTGATTCATGAATCACTTATTTAA
- a CDS encoding ABC transporter substrate-binding protein, which yields MKSLKAFTFIALLAFVFILSACSSDSEAGGEGDGEGENASEDTVKLTMGSWRTEDKESYQKVIDKFQEENPNIEVEFKPSKNTEYNTILNTALKSGEGPDIIHLRPYAPGIELADNGYLEPLDDLEGLDKFPESSLAASKGSDGKQYGVPLNISTTQIFYNKKIFEELNLEEPKTWEEFMQINKTLKEEGYTPISLGTKEGWLLSLAHGMIGPAHYGANEFVDNITAGETSFTSDKFVNSIKAMDELKPYLPKNYEGLGMEDIRTMFFTGDSAMFPMGSWEIEVLREMNPDLELDFFPMPSAVGKEPTITTWVDGSYAINANSEHKEAAKKFLQFMTTEEFGKMFTEEFKMISAIPGIESEDQLVNDLGKAADENSTPYLFLVHFSGGNPSTKTTIETELQGMYLGERTPEQVAEAVQKNAESWYEPLQK from the coding sequence ATGAAATCTTTGAAAGCGTTTACGTTTATCGCATTGTTAGCTTTTGTTTTTATCCTATCGGCCTGTTCATCTGATAGTGAAGCAGGTGGAGAAGGCGATGGAGAAGGAGAAAATGCAAGTGAAGATACGGTTAAATTGACGATGGGAAGTTGGCGAACAGAAGACAAGGAAAGCTACCAAAAAGTTATTGATAAGTTCCAGGAAGAAAATCCGAACATAGAAGTTGAATTTAAGCCATCGAAAAATACCGAATACAACACGATTCTAAATACGGCTCTAAAAAGTGGAGAAGGGCCTGATATTATTCACCTTCGTCCGTATGCACCAGGAATTGAGCTTGCTGATAACGGCTACCTTGAACCACTAGATGATTTGGAAGGACTAGATAAATTCCCAGAATCCTCTTTAGCTGCATCTAAAGGATCGGACGGCAAACAATATGGAGTACCTTTGAATATAAGTACGACGCAGATTTTTTATAACAAAAAGATTTTTGAAGAGCTTAACCTAGAAGAACCGAAGACGTGGGAAGAGTTCATGCAAATAAACAAGACATTGAAAGAGGAAGGCTACACACCAATTTCTCTTGGTACAAAAGAAGGTTGGTTGCTGTCGTTAGCTCATGGCATGATTGGTCCAGCTCACTACGGCGCTAATGAATTCGTCGATAACATTACAGCTGGCGAAACATCGTTTACGAGTGACAAATTTGTGAATTCCATCAAGGCGATGGATGAGTTGAAGCCATACCTGCCTAAAAACTATGAAGGCCTAGGCATGGAAGATATCCGTACGATGTTCTTCACAGGGGATTCCGCAATGTTCCCAATGGGAAGCTGGGAAATCGAAGTCCTTCGTGAAATGAATCCTGATCTAGAATTAGACTTCTTCCCAATGCCATCTGCAGTTGGAAAAGAGCCAACAATCACGACATGGGTAGATGGATCGTACGCAATTAACGCCAACTCGGAGCATAAAGAAGCGGCGAAAAAGTTCCTTCAGTTCATGACAACAGAAGAGTTCGGAAAGATGTTTACAGAAGAATTCAAGATGATCAGCGCCATCCCTGGTATCGAATCTGAGGATCAGCTAGTAAACGATCTAGGTAAAGCAGCTGATGAAAACTCTACACCATACTTGTTCCTTGTTCACTTTTCGGGAGGAAATCCTTCTACGAAAACGACGATTGAAACAGAGCTACAAGGCATGTATCTAGGCGAGCGAACTCCTGAACAGGTTGCTGAAGCTGTACAGAAAAACGCAGAGTCTTGGTATGAACCATTACAAAAATAA